The DNA window GGTACGCGAGCGGCTGCCGGCCGTGTGGTCGGCGCGAAGGGTGAGCATTTCGCTCAGGTGGCTCAGGCGCCACGCGATGGTGGTGAACGGCGGGGGCCAGGGATGCGGGTACGACGCCGCGTCGCGACCCCAGTCACCCGTGCCGGCCAGCAGCGTGGCACGTGGTCCGGGCCCGTCGGTTCGCCGCCGCACCGACCAACAACCCCCCACCGGCTCCCAGAGGAACTCCTCGCGGGTCATGGGCCCGACCTTGGTGTCCGCCCCGTCTCCACTGTCCATGACAGGCCCTGACATGCGGTTGGTGAGGCGCTCGCGCGCAAAGTCGAACTGCTGCACCAACGGGACCAGACGAGGCGGAATCACGATCACTCCTGTATCGAACTGCAGGACGGCGGGCCGGCGCGCCAGCCTCTCAGAGCAGGAGAGCCACCGCGTCTCATTTTCCGCACCTGTTCCCAGCCCCAGACGGCCGTCGGACGCCGAGACATGAGAAGCGCGTAGCGATCTGGCGCGTAGGGGGGCCGGATGCTCTTCTCGCCGCTGTTTGGTGCGGGTTGGGCAGCCCCCGACCCGGGAGCGCCTCCTGCGGGCCCGGGCCGGGGCGTGCCCGCCCCCCCGGGCGGCTAGGGGCCCGGTCGCTGATGCCCATGGGTCGGTATCTGGACCCAGTGGACCGTTCTTTTGGGGGGTTCCCGTCAGTCCTTGTCTTTCCGGGTCGGGACGGCCTGTCAAGGGTGGCCGCAGGCCATCGCGCAGCGACGCGACCGAAGGGAGCGCCCTTGACAGGGCGGCCCGACCCGGAAAGACAGTGGGACTGGCGGGAACCCCCCCAACCCTCCCTGATCAGCCCCCGCCGGACTCAAGCCCCCGAAGCCCCGCCCACCCCATTCACTCCACCCCATTCACTCCACCCCACTCGCCCCGCCCTCACCCCCCGTAGGCTGGCCGCAGTACCAAATCGGCGGATACCGCACCAAAGGACCACGGAGTGAACCAGCAGCAGCCCGACATGCCCACCCCCAGCCAAGCCCAACCCTCCAGCCCCACCCCCCCCCCGCTCCCCCCCCCCCCCCGAGGAGCCGACTGGATGTTCGGCGGGGTGTACGGGACGGTGCTGGCCAGTGGGCTGTTGGCCGCGCTGGACCAGAAGGGTGGCGAGTACACCCCGTTCTACGACGCCAGCTGGGTGGTCGTCACCGCCGTCACGGCCGGGCTCGCCCACGGCTACTCGCACCACATGTCCACCCATCAGCGGGGCTCCGTAGGGCACCGGTGGCGGCTGCTGGTC is part of the Streptomyces subrutilus genome and encodes:
- a CDS encoding DinB family protein, which produces MVIPPRLVPLVQQFDFARERLTNRMSGPVMDSGDGADTKVGPMTREEFLWEPVGGCWSVRRRTDGPGPRATLLAGTGDWGRDAASYPHPWPPPFTTIAWRLSHLSEMLTLRADHTAGSRSRTRDDYRVSGDVEEAVAAFDTAAGAWREALLSVDDAALDTVGYCTYPHGSDSEEPFIDIAWWVNQELLHHGAEIALLRDLHREASSQPQTAVGR